From Streptomyces griseorubiginosus, one genomic window encodes:
- a CDS encoding alpha/beta hydrolase: MPYITVGQENSAPIELYYEDHGTGQPVVLIHGYPLDGHSWEKQLPALLEAGHRVITYDRRGFGRSSQPTTGYDYDTFAADLDKVLTTLDLTDAVLVGFSMGTGEVGRYLGTCGSGRVAKAAFLASLEPFLLKTDDNPTGVDQSVFDGILEAVTKDRYAYFDAFYQDFYNLDETLGSRISEAAVRGSWNVAAGASAHASVACVPTWITDFRADVAKIDVPALILHGTGDRILPIDATGRPFHALLPSAEYVEIEGAPHGLLWTHAEEVTSALLAFLAK, translated from the coding sequence ATGCCGTACATCACCGTCGGTCAAGAGAACAGCGCCCCGATCGAGCTCTACTACGAGGACCACGGCACCGGACAGCCGGTCGTGCTGATCCACGGCTACCCGCTCGACGGCCACTCCTGGGAGAAGCAGCTGCCCGCGCTGCTGGAGGCCGGCCACCGGGTCATCACCTACGACCGCCGCGGCTTCGGCCGCTCCTCGCAGCCCACCACGGGCTACGACTACGACACCTTCGCCGCCGACCTCGACAAAGTGCTCACCACCCTCGACCTGACCGACGCGGTCCTCGTCGGCTTCTCGATGGGCACCGGCGAGGTGGGCCGCTACCTGGGCACCTGCGGTTCGGGCCGGGTCGCGAAGGCGGCCTTCCTGGCCTCCCTGGAGCCCTTCCTGCTCAAGACCGACGACAACCCGACGGGCGTGGACCAGTCGGTGTTCGACGGGATCCTGGAGGCCGTGACCAAGGACCGTTACGCCTATTTCGACGCCTTCTACCAGGACTTCTACAACCTGGACGAGACGCTCGGCAGCCGGATCAGCGAGGCGGCCGTGCGCGGCAGCTGGAACGTGGCCGCGGGTGCCTCGGCGCACGCCTCGGTGGCCTGCGTGCCGACCTGGATCACCGACTTCCGCGCGGATGTGGCGAAGATCGACGTGCCTGCGCTGATCCTGCACGGCACCGGCGACCGCATCCTGCCCATCGACGCCACCGGCCGGCCCTTCCACGCGCTGCTGCCGTCCGCCGAGTACGTCGAGATCGAGGGCGCCCCGCACGGCCTGCTGTGGACCCACGCGGAGGAGGTCACCTCGGCGCTGCTGGCCTTCCTGGCCAAGTAA
- a CDS encoding prenyltransferase/squalene oxidase repeat-containing protein: protein MNVRRSAAVLAAAVAIGTATPAVAASPSPTPSLPSGLYGGGDPTYDGVWRQSFALIALHRVDVEPAAAAVDWLAGQQCANGAFPAFRADPAKACDAKLMVDTNSTAAAAQALSAVGGHGTAVTKAVTWLKSVQNKDGGWGYAPGGASDANSTSVVIGALATQDTPVSEIRVGTQSPYDALLKLSLPCADGGAFAYQPDKKGKLKANADATAAAVVAAHGTGPLTARAGATAESSCADASHLTPARAAANGASFLAEAVAKDGYLKSVLPGAENQPDYGNTADAVVALAVQGGTGAARKPLTWLERNSSKWAQQNGPAAWAQLILAAEAAGTDPRDFGGTDLVQRLTATGPAPETASSATADSGTSADSDDSGSSVWWVVGAGLAAGAGIGFLLSGRNKRKRP from the coding sequence ATGAACGTCCGCCGCAGCGCCGCGGTCCTGGCCGCCGCCGTCGCGATCGGTACGGCCACGCCCGCCGTCGCCGCCTCGCCGTCCCCGACGCCGTCCCTGCCCTCGGGGCTGTACGGCGGCGGCGACCCCACGTACGACGGGGTCTGGCGGCAGTCCTTCGCGCTGATCGCCCTGCACCGGGTGGACGTGGAGCCCGCCGCCGCGGCCGTCGACTGGCTGGCGGGGCAGCAGTGCGCGAACGGGGCGTTCCCGGCGTTCCGCGCGGACCCGGCCAAGGCCTGCGACGCCAAGCTGATGGTCGACACCAACAGCACGGCCGCGGCCGCCCAGGCCCTGTCCGCGGTGGGCGGGCACGGCACCGCGGTCACGAAGGCGGTGACCTGGCTGAAGTCCGTCCAGAACAAGGACGGCGGCTGGGGCTACGCGCCCGGCGGGGCCAGCGACGCCAACTCGACGTCGGTGGTGATCGGCGCCCTGGCCACCCAGGACACCCCCGTCTCGGAGATCCGCGTCGGCACCCAATCGCCCTACGACGCCCTGCTGAAGCTGTCCCTGCCGTGCGCCGATGGGGGCGCCTTCGCCTACCAGCCGGACAAGAAGGGCAAGCTCAAGGCCAACGCGGACGCGACGGCCGCGGCTGTCGTCGCCGCGCACGGCACGGGCCCGCTGACGGCACGGGCCGGGGCCACGGCGGAGAGTTCCTGCGCCGACGCATCGCACCTCACCCCGGCGAGGGCCGCGGCCAACGGAGCCTCCTTCCTCGCCGAGGCGGTCGCGAAGGACGGCTACCTGAAGTCCGTCCTGCCAGGCGCCGAGAACCAGCCCGACTACGGCAACACGGCGGACGCGGTCGTCGCACTGGCCGTGCAGGGCGGTACCGGGGCCGCGCGGAAGCCCCTGACCTGGCTGGAGCGGAACTCCTCGAAGTGGGCCCAGCAGAACGGCCCGGCGGCCTGGGCCCAGCTGATCCTCGCCGCCGAGGCGGCCGGCACCGACCCGCGCGACTTCGGCGGCACGGACCTGGTGCAGCGGCTCACCGCGACGGGACCGGCGCCCGAGACCGCATCGAGCGCCACCGCCGACTCGGGCACCTCCGCCGACTCCGACGACTCCGGCAGCTCCGTCTGGTGGGTGGTCGGCGCGGGTCTCGCCGCCGGCGCGGGCATCGGCTTCCTCCTCAGCGGCCGCAACAAGAGGAAGCGGCCGTGA
- a CDS encoding YoaK family protein, whose protein sequence is MSEQSGTDTKPAHDPEARGLRLVPVLLGLTVVSGLIDAVSYLGLEHVFTANMTGNVVVLGFAAAGAPGFSVEHTLTSLGSFVVGAMAGGRVAVRLGAGSRRTWARLTLAAEAVLLGISAVVAFVAPGATATAYTLIAVTAFAMGLRNATVRRLGVPDLTTTVLTMTLTGLAADSRAGGGPGTRSPRRTASVIAMVAGAGIGAWLVLHHGLALPLAIAAGLVALLAVTASGRE, encoded by the coding sequence ATGAGCGAACAGAGCGGCACCGACACGAAGCCCGCCCACGACCCCGAGGCCCGCGGACTGCGCCTGGTGCCCGTGCTGCTGGGGCTGACGGTGGTCAGCGGGCTGATCGACGCGGTCAGCTATCTGGGCCTGGAACACGTCTTCACCGCGAACATGACCGGCAATGTGGTGGTGCTCGGGTTCGCGGCGGCCGGCGCACCCGGCTTCTCGGTGGAGCACACCCTGACCTCGCTGGGGTCCTTCGTGGTCGGCGCGATGGCGGGCGGCCGGGTCGCCGTACGGCTCGGCGCCGGCTCCCGCCGCACCTGGGCCCGCCTCACGCTCGCCGCCGAGGCGGTGCTGCTGGGCATCTCGGCGGTGGTCGCCTTCGTCGCGCCGGGCGCCACGGCCACCGCCTACACCCTGATCGCCGTGACGGCCTTCGCGATGGGCCTGCGCAACGCCACGGTCCGCAGGCTCGGCGTCCCTGACCTGACGACGACCGTGCTGACCATGACGTTGACCGGCCTCGCCGCGGACTCCCGGGCCGGAGGCGGCCCCGGCACCCGCTCCCCCCGCCGTACGGCGTCGGTGATCGCGATGGTGGCCGGGGCCGGGATCGGCGCGTGGCTGGTGCTCCACCACGGCCTCGCCCTTCCGCTGGCGATCGCCGCGGGGCTGGTGGCCCTGCTCGCGGTGACCGCCTCGGGGCGCGAGTGA
- a CDS encoding transglycosylase SLT domain-containing protein — translation MSVSRFARRIASPKKAITTAAMAAATAGLVLTAAPAQAATTSSSAQAKAIAHKMIPNAAQYNAFSKIVEHESGWDVNATNSSSGAYGLVQALPGSKMASAGSDWKTNAKTQIKWGLDYMNSRYGSPTGAWAFWQANGWY, via the coding sequence GTGTCCGTCTCCCGCTTCGCCCGCCGCATCGCTTCCCCGAAGAAGGCCATCACCACCGCCGCGATGGCCGCCGCCACCGCCGGCCTGGTCCTGACCGCGGCGCCGGCCCAGGCGGCCACGACCAGCTCCTCCGCCCAGGCCAAGGCCATCGCGCACAAGATGATCCCGAACGCCGCGCAGTACAACGCGTTCAGCAAGATCGTCGAGCACGAGAGCGGCTGGGACGTCAACGCCACGAACTCCTCCTCCGGCGCCTACGGCCTGGTCCAGGCCCTGCCGGGCTCCAAGATGGCCTCGGCCGGCTCCGACTGGAAGACCAACGCCAAGACCCAGATCAAGTGGGGCCTGGACTACATGAACTCCCGCTACGGCAGCCCGACCGGCGCCTGGGCCTTCTGGCAGGCCAACGGCTGGTACTGA
- a CDS encoding alpha/beta hydrolase, whose product MSDETRESHGERASWRRGLAGAAALLLAGLAAAPVAAAAGEPTQRTARGELVSVAPVADRNAGQVRAFLTGRDVDAGVVRYGVRAYRLTYRTVDPHGAPTTATGLLTLPEGGPHRLDLVSDTHGTMVDRDYAPSASEDFGRIPSYLNASAGRAVAAPDYLGLGGGPGPHPYMDTASSVTASLDMLRAARTAADRLGRPLTGDLYVTGFSQGGQVAMALGKALDGGADRHFRLKALAPVSGPYDLEGQEMPALFDGRVNDVSGVLYTAYWLVAQNRLHPLYKDPSDAFRAPYASRVERLLDGSHEQEEVVRGLAPSVKRLLTPLFYDRLRHPSGAVLDAMRAADHTCDWKPEVPVRLYAAGGDTDVPLANTRTCARTLAGQGARVRVVDQGAVDHFGSVVVSAPQVVRFFDGVRR is encoded by the coding sequence ATGAGTGATGAGACACGTGAATCCCATGGAGAACGGGCGAGTTGGCGACGCGGACTCGCCGGAGCGGCTGCCCTGCTGCTCGCCGGGCTCGCCGCGGCACCGGTGGCGGCGGCCGCCGGTGAGCCCACGCAGCGGACGGCCCGCGGTGAGCTGGTCTCCGTCGCCCCGGTCGCCGACCGGAACGCCGGGCAGGTCAGGGCGTTCCTGACCGGGCGGGACGTCGACGCCGGCGTGGTGCGGTACGGCGTACGGGCGTACCGGCTGACCTACCGGACCGTCGACCCGCACGGCGCCCCCACCACCGCGACCGGCCTGCTGACGCTCCCCGAGGGCGGCCCGCACCGCCTCGACCTGGTCTCCGACACCCACGGCACGATGGTCGACCGCGACTACGCGCCCTCGGCGAGCGAGGACTTCGGGCGCATCCCGTCGTACCTGAACGCGAGCGCGGGCCGTGCGGTCGCCGCCCCCGACTACCTCGGCCTCGGCGGGGGGCCGGGCCCGCACCCCTACATGGACACCGCCTCGTCCGTGACCGCCTCCCTCGACATGCTGCGCGCCGCCCGGACGGCGGCGGACCGGCTCGGCCGTCCGCTCACCGGGGACCTGTACGTGACGGGCTTCTCGCAGGGCGGCCAGGTCGCGATGGCGCTCGGGAAGGCGCTGGACGGGGGTGCCGACCGGCACTTCCGGCTCAAGGCGCTCGCCCCGGTCAGCGGCCCGTACGACCTGGAGGGCCAGGAGATGCCCGCGCTGTTCGACGGCCGGGTCAACGACGTCAGCGGGGTCCTGTACACCGCGTACTGGCTGGTCGCGCAGAACCGGCTGCACCCCCTCTACAAGGACCCCTCCGACGCGTTCCGCGCGCCGTACGCGAGCCGGGTCGAGCGCCTCCTCGACGGCAGCCACGAGCAGGAGGAGGTCGTCAGGGGACTCGCGCCCTCGGTGAAGCGGCTGCTCACGCCTCTCTTCTACGACCGTCTTCGGCACCCGTCCGGCGCCGTGCTGGACGCGATGCGCGCCGCCGACCACACCTGCGACTGGAAACCGGAGGTACCGGTGCGGCTGTACGCCGCCGGCGGCGACACCGACGTGCCGCTCGCCAACACCCGGACATGCGCCCGCACCCTCGCAGGTCAGGGAGCGAGGGTGCGGGTGGTCGATCAGGGGGCCGTGGACCACTTCGGGTCGGTCGTGGTGTCGGCCCCGCAGGTGGTGCGGTTCTTCGACGGCGTACGGCGGTGA
- a CDS encoding energy-coupling factor transporter transmembrane component T yields the protein MRSTAVRPTDWAGTRPAPAARRPASLHPGAWWLWALSLGVAATRTGNPLLLALLVAVSAYVVATCRRPSPWSRSYGAFLKLALAVLLVRLLFTVVLGSPVPGTHVLVTLPELPLPDWAQGIRLGGRVTAESLVFALYDGLKLATLLICVGAANALANPHRLLKSLPGALYELGVAVVVALTFAPHLIADVQRLRAARRLRGRPDTGLRGLLQVGLPVLEGALERSVALAAAMDARGYGRTAQVAPRVRRTTTALTLGGLLGVCAGTYGLLTAEGGTYGLPVLLAGLAAALAGLRLGGRRTPRTRYRPDRWTPRAFLVAGSGAAAAAAMSVASVTDPAALHPGVVPLVAPALPLWPAAAVLVGLLPAFLAPAPKEPSP from the coding sequence ATGCGTAGCACGGCCGTGCGCCCGACGGACTGGGCCGGCACCCGGCCTGCCCCGGCCGCCCGTCGCCCGGCGTCCCTGCACCCCGGTGCCTGGTGGCTGTGGGCGCTCTCCCTCGGTGTCGCGGCCACCCGGACCGGCAACCCGCTGCTTCTCGCCCTCCTGGTCGCCGTCTCCGCCTACGTGGTGGCCACCTGCCGCCGCCCCTCCCCCTGGTCCCGCTCCTACGGCGCCTTCCTCAAGCTCGCGCTCGCGGTCCTCCTCGTCCGCCTCCTGTTCACCGTCGTGCTCGGCTCCCCCGTCCCCGGCACCCATGTCCTGGTCACGCTCCCCGAACTCCCGCTCCCCGACTGGGCGCAGGGCATCCGGCTGGGTGGCAGGGTGACCGCGGAGTCCCTCGTCTTCGCCCTCTACGACGGCCTGAAGCTGGCCACGCTGCTCATCTGCGTGGGTGCGGCGAACGCCCTCGCCAACCCGCACCGCCTCCTCAAGTCCCTCCCCGGCGCCCTCTACGAACTCGGCGTCGCGGTGGTCGTGGCGCTCACCTTCGCCCCGCACCTCATCGCCGACGTCCAGCGCCTGCGCGCCGCCCGCCGGCTGCGCGGCCGCCCGGACACCGGCCTGCGCGGTCTCCTCCAGGTCGGACTCCCGGTCCTGGAGGGCGCGTTGGAGCGTTCGGTCGCCCTCGCCGCCGCGATGGACGCCCGCGGCTACGGCCGCACCGCACAGGTCGCGCCCCGGGTCCGCCGTACGACCACCGCACTCACCCTCGGCGGTCTGCTCGGGGTCTGCGCGGGAACGTACGGGCTGCTCACCGCCGAAGGCGGCACGTACGGCCTCCCCGTCCTGCTCGCCGGCCTGGCCGCCGCCCTCGCGGGCCTGCGTCTGGGCGGTCGCCGCACCCCGCGCACGCGCTACCGGCCGGACCGCTGGACTCCCCGTGCCTTCCTGGTCGCCGGTTCCGGCGCGGCCGCCGCGGCCGCGATGTCCGTCGCGAGCGTCACCGACCCGGCCGCCCTGCACCCCGGCGTGGTCCCGCTCGTCGCGCCCGCCCTTCCCCTGTGGCCCGCCGCGGCCGTCCTGGTGGGCCTGCTGCCGGCCTTCCTCGCCCCCGCCCCCAAGGAGCCGTCGCCGTGA
- a CDS encoding ABC transporter ATP-binding protein, which produces MIRFEDVSVTYDGAAEPTVQGVDFVVPEGELVLLVGPSGVGKSTVLGAVSGLVPHFTGGTLRGRVTVAGRDTRTHKPRELADVVGTVGQDPLSHFVTDTVEDELAYGMESLGLPPAVMRRRVEETLDLLGLAPLRDRPLATLSGGQQQRVAIGSVLTPHPEVLVLDEPTSALDPAAAEEVLAVLQRLVHDLGTTVLMAEHRLERVIQYADQVALLPSPGTPPRLGTPAEMMAVSPVYPPVVDLGRLAGWTPLPLTVRDARRRAGDLRERLTGHVPTANAPAAADGGLAPQGPPAPDNETGGAGGNPGTPRRRRAFRARPTPPAPNLADVTALSVRRAHVQALARIDLTVRPGETIALMGRNGAGKSTLLNTLVGLVAPSTGTVRVGGAPPDRTRPRDLVRRVGLVPQEPRDLLYADTVAAECRAADKDADAAPGTCRALVTDLLPGVTDDTHPRDLSEGQRLALALAVVLTARPPLLLLDEPTRGLDYAAKSRLVTLLKDLAGTGHAIMLATHDVELAAELAHRVILLAEGEVIADGPAADVITSSPSFAPQVSKILAPQRWLTVAQVRKALA; this is translated from the coding sequence GTGATCCGCTTCGAGGACGTCTCCGTGACGTACGACGGGGCCGCCGAACCCACCGTCCAAGGCGTCGACTTCGTGGTTCCGGAGGGCGAACTGGTCCTGCTCGTCGGCCCGTCGGGGGTCGGCAAGTCCACGGTCCTCGGCGCGGTCAGCGGACTGGTCCCGCACTTCACCGGCGGCACCCTGCGCGGCCGGGTCACGGTGGCCGGCCGGGACACCCGCACCCACAAGCCGCGTGAACTGGCCGACGTGGTCGGCACGGTGGGTCAGGACCCGCTGTCCCACTTCGTGACGGACACGGTCGAGGACGAACTCGCCTACGGCATGGAGTCGCTGGGCCTGCCGCCGGCGGTGATGCGGCGCCGGGTGGAGGAGACGCTGGACCTGCTGGGCCTGGCCCCGCTGCGCGACCGGCCCCTGGCCACCCTCTCCGGCGGTCAGCAGCAGCGCGTGGCGATCGGCTCGGTCCTCACCCCGCACCCCGAGGTCCTGGTCCTGGACGAACCGACCTCGGCCCTGGACCCCGCCGCGGCCGAGGAGGTCCTGGCCGTCCTCCAACGCCTGGTCCACGACCTCGGCACCACGGTCCTCATGGCCGAGCACCGCCTGGAGCGCGTCATCCAGTACGCCGACCAGGTCGCCCTCCTCCCGTCCCCGGGCACCCCGCCGCGCCTGGGCACCCCGGCCGAGATGATGGCCGTGTCCCCGGTGTACCCACCGGTGGTGGACCTGGGCCGCCTGGCGGGCTGGACCCCGCTGCCGCTGACGGTGCGGGACGCCCGGCGCAGGGCGGGGGACCTCAGGGAGCGACTGACCGGGCATGTACCGACAGCCAACGCACCCGCAGCCGCCGACGGCGGGCTCGCCCCACAGGGGCCACCCGCACCCGACAACGAAACGGGTGGTGCGGGTGGGAACCCCGGAACGCCCCGCCGAAGGCGGGCGTTCCGCGCGCGACCCACTCCCCCCGCACCGAACCTCGCCGACGTCACCGCCCTCTCCGTCCGCCGCGCCCACGTCCAGGCCCTGGCCCGCATCGACCTGACCGTCCGCCCCGGCGAGACCATCGCCCTCATGGGCCGCAACGGCGCCGGAAAGTCCACCCTCCTCAACACCCTCGTAGGACTCGTCGCTCCGAGCACCGGCACGGTCCGGGTGGGCGGCGCCCCGCCCGACCGCACCCGGCCCCGGGACCTCGTCCGCCGGGTCGGTCTCGTCCCGCAGGAACCCCGGGACCTGCTCTACGCCGACACGGTCGCCGCCGAATGCCGGGCCGCCGACAAGGACGCCGACGCGGCACCCGGCACCTGCCGCGCCCTCGTGACGGACCTGCTCCCCGGAGTGACCGACGACACCCACCCCCGGGACCTCTCCGAGGGCCAGCGCCTCGCCCTCGCGCTCGCCGTGGTCCTGACCGCCCGCCCACCCCTCCTGCTCCTGGACGAACCGACCCGCGGCCTGGACTACGCGGCCAAGTCCCGCCTGGTCACCCTGCTCAAGGACCTCGCCGGCACCGGCCACGCGATCATGCTGGCCACCCACGACGTGGAACTCGCCGCCGAGCTCGCCCACCGGGTGATCCTGCTGGCCGAGGGCGAGGTGATCGCGGACGGCCCGGCGGCTGACGTCATCACGTCCTCCCCCTCCTTCGCCCCGCAGGTCAGCAAGATCCTCGCCCCGCAGCGGTGGCTCACGGTGGCCCAGGTGCGAAAGGCCCTGGCATGA
- a CDS encoding ECF transporter S component — MTRTPGTPRTSRAVRLGPRSLLTLALVSAVGVVAFGWPFLAPPDSQVGSHTQDAPWLFAGLLVLLVAVVAASIAESGLGPKAVAMLGVLAATGAALRPIGAGTAGIEPMFFLMVLSGRVLGPGFGFVLGNVTMFASALLTGGVGPWMPFQMLAMGWFTMGAGLLPVPARAAGRTEVRVLAAYGFLAAFAYGTAMNMAGWPFMGALASNIAFDPHTGVPANLARFVAYCLATSLGWDLGRALVTVVLTLTLGPALLRGLRRATRRAAFEAQVTFEAPGR, encoded by the coding sequence ATGACCCGAACCCCCGGCACGCCTCGCACCTCCAGAGCCGTCCGCCTCGGCCCCCGCTCCCTGCTCACCCTCGCCCTGGTCAGCGCCGTGGGCGTCGTCGCCTTCGGCTGGCCCTTCCTCGCCCCGCCCGACTCCCAGGTCGGCAGCCACACCCAGGACGCCCCCTGGCTCTTCGCCGGTCTGCTGGTCCTCCTCGTCGCGGTGGTCGCGGCGTCGATCGCGGAATCGGGCCTGGGCCCCAAGGCCGTGGCGATGCTCGGTGTGCTCGCCGCGACCGGCGCCGCCCTCAGACCCATCGGCGCGGGCACCGCCGGTATCGAGCCGATGTTCTTCCTGATGGTGCTGAGCGGCCGTGTCCTCGGCCCCGGCTTCGGCTTCGTGCTCGGCAACGTCACGATGTTCGCGTCCGCCCTGCTCACCGGCGGGGTCGGGCCGTGGATGCCGTTCCAGATGCTGGCCATGGGCTGGTTCACGATGGGCGCGGGTCTGCTGCCGGTACCCGCCCGCGCAGCGGGCCGTACGGAGGTCCGGGTGCTGGCCGCCTACGGTTTCCTCGCCGCCTTCGCCTACGGCACCGCCATGAACATGGCCGGCTGGCCCTTCATGGGCGCCCTCGCCTCGAACATCGCCTTCGACCCGCACACCGGGGTCCCCGCCAACCTGGCCCGGTTCGTGGCGTACTGCCTGGCCACGTCCCTCGGCTGGGACCTCGGCCGGGCGCTGGTCACCGTCGTCCTGACGCTCACCCTCGGCCCGGCCCTCCTCAGGGGGCTGCGCCGGGCCACCCGCCGGGCCGCCTTCGAGGCCCAGGTCACATTCGAGGCGCCCGGGCGGTGA
- a CDS encoding MBL fold metallo-hydrolase — protein sequence MAQVYDHGGGVRSVQVPIPDNPLGHTLVYVVETDRGPVLVDTGWDDPASWDTLAEGLTACGTGVNEIHGVVVTHHHPDHHGLSGQVREVSGAWIAMHAADSAIVRRTRETRAERWFSYMTAKLEAAGAPEEHVAPLRTARRRQLPGFSPALPDREIVPGELLDLPGRRLRAIWTPGHTPGHVCLHLEEDHPARLPGHGRLFSGDHLLPEITPHIGLYEDPDDATVTDPLGDYLDSLERIGRLAPAEVLPAHQHVFTDASARVQELLAHHEERLTDLRSLLAEPLTPWQLAERMEWNRPWEQIPYGSRNIAVSEAEAHLRRLVKLGRAEAVTGSDPVTYVAV from the coding sequence ATGGCGCAGGTGTACGACCATGGTGGCGGCGTCCGGTCCGTCCAGGTGCCCATCCCCGACAACCCCCTCGGCCACACGCTCGTGTACGTCGTCGAGACCGACCGGGGGCCGGTGCTGGTCGACACCGGGTGGGACGACCCGGCCTCCTGGGACACCCTCGCCGAGGGGCTGACCGCGTGCGGGACCGGCGTCAATGAGATCCACGGCGTGGTCGTCACCCACCACCACCCCGATCACCACGGCCTGTCCGGACAGGTGCGCGAGGTCTCCGGCGCCTGGATCGCCATGCACGCGGCGGACTCAGCGATCGTGCGGCGCACCCGGGAGACCCGGGCCGAGCGCTGGTTCAGCTACATGACGGCCAAGCTGGAGGCGGCGGGCGCGCCCGAGGAGCACGTGGCACCCCTGCGCACCGCCCGCCGTCGCCAACTCCCCGGGTTCTCCCCCGCGTTGCCCGACCGCGAGATCGTCCCCGGCGAGCTCCTCGACCTCCCCGGCCGCAGACTCCGCGCGATCTGGACCCCGGGACACACCCCCGGCCATGTCTGCCTGCACCTGGAGGAGGACCACCCGGCCCGGCTCCCGGGCCACGGACGCCTGTTCTCCGGCGACCATCTGCTCCCCGAGATCACCCCGCACATCGGCCTGTACGAGGACCCCGACGACGCCACCGTGACCGACCCCCTCGGTGACTACCTCGACTCCCTGGAGCGGATCGGCCGCCTCGCGCCCGCCGAGGTGCTCCCCGCCCACCAGCACGTCTTCACCGACGCGTCCGCCCGCGTCCAGGAGTTGCTCGCCCACCACGAGGAACGCCTCACCGACCTGCGCTCCCTCCTCGCCGAACCCCTCACCCCCTGGCAGCTCGCCGAGCGCATGGAGTGGAACCGGCCCTGGGAACAGATCCCCTACGGCTCGCGGAACATCGCGGTCTCCGAGGCCGAGGCACATCTGCGGCGGCTGGTGAAGCTGGGGCGGGCGGAGGCGGTGACGGGGAGCGATCCGGTGACATACGTGGCCGTATAG
- a CDS encoding SCO2322 family protein yields MIRRAALLCVLAGLLLSVTAPAHATGYRYWSFWDRTGTTWTYATQGPSTAVPSDGDVQGFRFAVSEDSSDATKPRGSASFHAICARTPAQEGRKRVALVIDFGTAADAPSGERPPARRTVCAAVAPDATTAEALAASAKPLRYNSNALLCAISGYPRTGCGEAVAGAKKTAPAEKKQDDGPALGLWAGAAAVVALAAAATWQARRRRDA; encoded by the coding sequence GTGATCCGCCGGGCGGCCCTCCTCTGCGTCCTCGCCGGGCTGCTCCTCTCCGTCACGGCACCGGCGCACGCCACCGGCTACCGCTACTGGTCCTTCTGGGACCGCACGGGCACGACCTGGACGTACGCCACCCAGGGCCCGTCGACCGCGGTTCCCTCGGACGGTGACGTCCAGGGCTTCCGCTTCGCGGTCAGCGAGGACTCCTCGGACGCGACGAAACCCCGCGGGTCGGCGTCGTTCCACGCGATCTGCGCGCGCACGCCGGCTCAGGAGGGCCGCAAGCGCGTGGCCCTGGTCATCGACTTCGGTACGGCCGCGGACGCGCCCTCCGGTGAGCGGCCCCCGGCCCGGCGCACCGTGTGCGCGGCGGTGGCCCCCGACGCGACGACCGCCGAAGCCCTGGCCGCGAGCGCGAAGCCGCTCCGCTACAACAGCAACGCCCTGCTGTGCGCGATCTCGGGGTATCCCCGGACGGGTTGCGGCGAGGCGGTGGCGGGGGCGAAGAAGACGGCACCCGCCGAGAAGAAGCAGGACGACGGCCCGGCGCTGGGCCTGTGGGCGGGAGCGGCGGCCGTGGTGGCACTGGCCGCGGCGGCGACCTGGCAGGCGAGGCGCCGCCGCGATGCGTAG